GGCAGTGGTGGCACTCGAGGTCCTCCGACAGGGCCAGTTCCATACCCCGCAGCGCCGATTCGGAAAGGGCGCTGAGTTCCTTGCCATAGACGAACCGGTCATAGGGCGAATTTCCCGATACCAGCGCGCGCACGAAGGAAGCCAGGGAGCGCGTCACGCTGTTGATGGTGAAGGGGTCGTTGCTGTCAGGGAAAGCCTCCCGGAAAAGCCGCTGGTAGCGTTCATCCCCCCGTAACCGCCCGAGCACCTCGGCCTCGTGGCCGGCCACGCCCAGTTCCACCGGGTTTTCGCTGAAGATGGGGACCAGGATCTGTTTTTCGAGCTCAACGAGTGCGCTATTCGCCCAGGTTAGCGTGGCGTTGTACGTGACGTTCGTGAGCGACATGGAACTGCGCGGGTGGATGGCGCCCGTTGACCCCACCGCCTGAGGTAGGCCGTCGGTAAAGGCCATGGCCTGCAGGTGGCAGGAGGAGCAGGATTGGGTTCCGTTTCCGGACAAGCGCGGGTCGTAAAACAGGTACCGCCCCAGTTCGACCTTCGCCTCCGTCATGGGGTTGTCCTCCGGAACGCGAGGCGGCGGGAAGCCGGCCGGCAGGTTCCAGTCGTAGGCCGTCTTTTGGGATCCGGGTAAGGTCTGTGACAGCCACTGCTTGAGGGTAACGCCGCCCTCCGCGTCGCCGTGTTCGTGCACTACCGGGGTGCCGGGCGCGTGCGTATGCCCGGTGTCATCCTGATGGGCCAGCACAGGAAACATACCTGCGGCGAGGAGTCCTCCCTGCCAGATGGCGATGCCGCCCAGTGTTGCGAATACGAAGCCGGCGCCGGCGTGGCGTCGTCCATCGGTGCTTCGCTGCTCGATAAGGAGCAGAAAAGCGCCCGCTTCGGCTGCCTTGCTTACGAGCGTCTCCCAGTCCAGGGGTTCGGGTGAAAGCGCGAAGGGGGTGGACGACAGCTGCGTGAGCATCCAGAGGACCACGATGCCCGACAGCACGCGCTGGTGAAAAGGGCGGCATGGCTCGATGAACGATGGTACCAGGCCAGCCAGTGACCTGGCACGCGCTGGCGAAGCCGAAAAGAGTGGCCGTGCGCCGGCGCGTGCTCGAAATGACCCGGTGCGATGGCGAGATGGATCGCGCCCGCGGTCGCCATGAGGAGAAAGATCAGGGAACGCACCATGGTCGTTTTCAGGTCAGATTGATAGCTACGGTTCGCGTTGGGTCAACGTATGGCCAGCCGTTCGCGTTCGGCGGCGCTGGCCAAACGGATGTAGGACTGCGCGTCACAGCCGCCCGTGCAGCGTCCTGAATCGAGATCGATGCCGAGGTTGGCGAACATGCCGGCGCAATCGGGATCCGACGGGCCTGACATGCACCCG
The sequence above is a segment of the Rhodothermales bacterium genome. Coding sequences within it:
- a CDS encoding di-heme enzyme, which gives rise to MLSGIVVLWMLTQLSSTPFALSPEPLDWETLVSKAAEAGAFLLLIEQRSTDGRRHAGAGFVFATLGGIAIWQGGLLAAGMFPVLAHQDDTGHTHAPGTPVVHEHGDAEGGVTLKQWLSQTLPGSQKTAYDWNLPAGFPPPRVPEDNPMTEAKVELGRYLFYDPRLSGNGTQSCSSCHLQAMAFTDGLPQAVGSTGAIHPRSSMSLTNVTYNATLTWANSALVELEKQILVPIFSENPVELGVAGHEAEVLGRLRGDERYQRLFREAFPDSNDPFTINSVTRSLASFVRALVSGNSPYDRFVYGKELSALSESALRGMELALSEDLECHHCHGGFNFTTSTIHANTRFYEAPFHNTGLYNVDGEGSYPADNLGLFDVTNRPEDMGRFRAPTLRNIALTAPYMHDGSIATLEDVIRFYEQGGRRIEAGARAGDGRVNPYKSGFVGGFTLDDQQREDLIAFLHSLTDSTF